The following proteins are encoded in a genomic region of Sparus aurata chromosome 11, fSpaAur1.1, whole genome shotgun sequence:
- the usp46 gene encoding ubiquitin carboxyl-terminal hydrolase 46, with the protein MTVRNIASICNMGTNASALEKDIGPEQFPINEHYFGLVNFGNTCYCNSVLQALYFCRPFRENVLAYKAQQKKKENLLTCLADLFHSIATQKKKVGVIPPKKFISRLRKENDLFDNYMQQDAHEFLNYLLNTVADILQEEKKQEKQNGRLKNNGTAVTTEAETENKTEPTWVHDIFQGTLTNETRCLNCETVSSKDEDFLDLSVDVEQNTSITHCLRDFSNTETLCSEYKYYCETCCSKQEAQKRMRVKKLPMILALHLKRFKYMEQLHRYTKLSYRVVFPLELRLFNTSGDAVNLDRMYDLVAVVVHCGSGPNRGHYITIVKSHGFWLLFDDDIVEKIDAQAIEEFYGLTSDISKNSESGYILFYQSRE; encoded by the exons ATGACTGTCAGAAACATCGCCTCCATTTGTAATATG GGCACCAATGCCTCTGCTCTGGAGAAAGACATCGGCCCGGAGCAATTCCCAATCAATGAACACTATTTTGGATTGGTCAAT TTTGGAAACACATGTTACTGTAACTCCGTGCTCCAGGCTCTGTACTTCTGCCGGCCGTTCCGGGAGAACGTGCTGGCATACAAAGcccagcagaagaagaaggagaaccTGCTCACATGCCTGGCCGACCTCTTCCACTCCATCgccacacagaagaagaaagtggGCGTCATCCCACCCAAGAAGTTCATCTCCCGCCTACGGAAAGAGAACG ATCTGTTCGACAACTACATGCAACAGGACGCCCACGAATTCCTCAACTACCTGCTGAACACGGTGGCTGAcatcctgcaggaggagaagaagcaggaaaaGCAGAACGGACGCCTCAAGAACAACGGTACCGCCGTCACCACGGAGGCCGAGACGGAGAACAAGACTGAGCCAACATGGGTTCACGATATCTTCCAAGGCACCCTGACCAATGAGACCCGCTGCCTCAACTGTGAAACA GTGAGCAGCAAAGATGAGGATTTTCTGGATCTTTCTGTGGATGTGGAGCAGAACACATCAATAACACACTGTCTCAG GGACTTCAGTAACACAGAGACTTTGTGCAGTGAATACAAATACTACTGTGAGACATGCTGCAGCAAGCAGGAAGCACAGAAGCG GATGCGTGTGAAGAAGCTTCCCATGATTCTGGCGCTACACCTGAAGAGGTTCAAGTACATGGAGCAGCTGCACCGCTACACCAAGCTCTCCTATCGAGTGGTGTTCCCCCTCGAGCTCCGTCTGTTCAACACGTCCGGGGATGCAGTTAACCTGGATCGCATGTACGATCTCGTGGCTGTGGTGGTTCACTGCGGCAG TGGCCCAAATAGAGGTCATTACATCACCATAGTGAAGAGCCATGGCTTCTGGCTGCTGTTTGATGATGACATCGTGGAG AAAATCGACGCCCAGGCCATCGAGGAGTTTTACGGACTTACCTCAGACATCTCCAAGAACTCTGAGTCGGGATACATCCTCTTCTACCAGTCCAGGGAGTGA